In the genome of Cercospora beticola chromosome 2, complete sequence, one region contains:
- a CDS encoding uncharacterized protein (antiSMASH:Cluster_7~SMCOG1040:alcohol dehydrogenase), producing the protein MAGSQHKLTTFYFDTSSKAFSEKTVTKSLSHNDVLIKTTHSGICFTDVHAKDKECGLGHEGVGEIVDVGPAVKHLKPGNRVGWGWLHTSCGHCSTCVTGYRQYCSEARGFAFSDLDQGAFSDYRIIDSDFAYLLPSSISSVDAAPLMCAGASVYEALDAAETKSNDRVGVVGIGGLGHCAILFAKAMGCAVTAISSGDRKRQDAFALGVEEFRDATKISEAYTAEAFRSRHDPQPANINVLLITSNAVPKLESVLPLLARRATIVLMTIQMEPLEVPYMQFVLPGHRLIASTEASRETHVKMLEFAERMRIKPWTEVFDMTADGVSQAFAKLEQGDMRYRGVLARP; encoded by the coding sequence ATGGCTGGGAGCCAGCACAAGCTAACCACCTTCTATTTTGACACTTCTTCCAAGGCCTTTTCGGAGAAGACTGTCACCAAGAGTCTGAGCCACAACGACGTGCTCATCAAAACCACGCACTCAGGTATCTGCTTCACCGACGTACATGCCAAGGACAAAGAATGCGGACTCGGTCATGAGGGTGTAGGCGAAATTGTCGACGTCGGCCCTGCGGTCAAACATCTGAAGCCGGGTAACCGAGTTGGCTGGGGCTGGCTACACACATCCTGCGGGCACTGTTCCACATGCGTCACTGGCTACAGGCAGTATTGCTCCGAGGCTCGTGGTTTCGCCTTTTCGGACCTGGATCAGGGAGCCTTCAGCGATTACCGGATCATCGACTCCGATTTCGCGTACTTGCTGCCAAGCAGCATATCTTCTGTGGATGCGGCTCCATTGATGTGCGCCGGCGCCTCAGTTTACGAGGCTCTTGATGCAGCTGAGACTAAGTCGAATGACAGGGTCGGTGTGGTGGGCATCGGCGGTCTGGGCCATTGTGCTATTTTGTTTGCAAAGGCCATGGGTTGTGCTGTGACGGCCATCTCCAGTGGTGATCGCAAGCGACAAGATGCTTTTGCACTCGGTGTAGAAGAGTTCCGCGATGCTACCAAGATCTCGGAAGCATATACAGCTGAAGCCTTCCGGAGTCGACATGACCCGCAGCCTGCCAACATCAACGTACTTCTCATCACTTCGAACGCTGTACCCAAGTTGGAATCTGTGCTTCCATTGTTGGCGCGTCGAGCCACGATTGTGTTGATGACCATACAAATGGAGCCTCTGGAAGTACCTTACATGCAGTTCGTGCTGCCAGGACACCGTCTAATAGCATCCACTGAAGCCTCACGCGAGACTCATGTTAAGATGCTGGAGTTTGCAGAACGCATGCGCATCAAGCCGTGGACGGAGGTCTTCGATATGACTGCAGACGGAGTGTCGCAAGCCTTCGCAAAGCTAGAGCAAGGTGACATGCGCTATCGTGGAGTCCTTGCGAGGCCGTGA